The sequence aatatgtatttaaaacacCTACACTGCACTTGAAGAACCAAGTTAGATTTTATACAACCTATGTAAGTGCAAGAAGTATTGTTGTAATGTACTTTatctttaatttgtttaaatttgcaCGCCTACTgactgttttattaattataatttttcttgtcGTTACAAGTTCATCAGTGTCATTTAGATGCAAGCTGGTCATTCGCTGATTGACCAGCtatcatttttcaaaacactgttTTCGAAATTACTGTTGTCGgatattaacgtttttttttttttcattagctaTTCCTGTTTCAAACACTGCTTTATAAATGGCTTAACGTgggttcattgaaaaaaaaaattatatatatatatatatatatatatatatatatatatatatatatatatatatatatatatatattatgttctaTAAGCAAATGCTATAAAATATGTTAACAACAACaataggcctaataataataattaggctatAATAAtaggctataataataataataggctataataataataataattaggctataataataataaaagtagttattattatagccttattattactattaggcgtattgttgttgttgtttattattattattaatattactaatattgttttacatttagcagacccttttatccaaagccataGTGCATTCAGGTTATAGGCTACTTTTATTCCCAGTAGCTATGTGTGTtattatgtaaaaacaaatatagaaagATATGCTTGAAagcaaaatatttctttaaactgACGGTCAATGCTAGCCCATTTCTTGTAGTGTAGTGACAAAAGATGAGAAATTGCATTTCATTGCGCCATAGAGAAAGTGCGGTGAAGTCCAATGAGAGCGATTGTAGGAGGTTGCGTCATCACGTGGCGTTAACAAAGCGTAAGGCATTACGTCTCAAACAGAAAGTGTTTTTCTGAACACATCCCGCTGGTATAAACCCCTTCTCGTTTGGAAACGTCAGCGACCTTGAAATACTTTGGAATCAGGTAATTATTTTGAGAAATTGCTTTCTTTCGGGATTGCTGTAACTTATGCTGAAGATGTTAATAGCATTCATTTGTGTTTTAGACGAAAGTCTGTGTGCTAGTGTCAAGTGAGCTAAAGACGATTAaagatgaaatataaatatatatgctttTCACTTATTTTCTAAGTACAAAATCTATtggttttaaaagtgtttttattattcatatagcAGACCAGATGAGATATGTTGTATAGTAGTCTATGGACATTAACTACAGCTAAAAAGTGAAAGTAAGCCGCGTTTTCCCTTTCCATATACTCCCGAATAAAGTCCAGCAAACTCCACCATGTCCCTGCATCATTCCCTCGAGCGACACAGTAGAAAGCTAGTGCACGTATACAAAGATGAAACAAACTCAAATGTGGACATATATTTGTGTGATATTTGTAACTCTGCTGAGTCAATGCTCCGCTTGCAGATGGCTCGGCAGATACAGGATGGTGAACGCCGATTCTCTGACACTGATTGAGAAAATGGTAAGTAGTCTACGCTTTAAAAGCTTCATGATTTATTTGTGAATGTTCATCAGAAGACATTAGATCTCTGCGCAATACAACCACAGCCCTTTTCTACAAGGTCCTTAAAGCTCTCGACTATGTCTTGTTTTTGTCTTAGTAATGTAGTTGTTAATTAAAACCTTACAGAATGATTCACGACTATCTGGAAAACTGCACTAAACGTGTTTTAACATATTGAGGAATGCCGTCAGTTTAATCTGATTAGTTTAGCATTtatacagtaattattattattattattattattattattattattatatgcatatGGATGAACAGCTATGAAACATATCAGAAATTACAAGTTGTACTCTGTCTTACAGGGTGGACATCCAGGGACTGTTAAGGTGCGATTTCCAGGACACCTGTACAACTTGATTGGAGATGCTAAGGTTTGTAAACTTTTCTCTGTGATTGAATACAGAGGTCAATACAGAAGTCATAAGTGGCCatgcattatgatttttttcattcttgttttttCGTTATCTCagcataacgaaagttgttttctcgttataaaaaacatatacaaaacgTGCGTACATACAACGTGTTCATATGGGACCAGTTACCTACACAGCATTATATCTGTTACAGGTGGAGGACCAGGTGAGGTTTCTTGTCTTGAACTTAGATCAGATCATCAACCTCATGGATTCCAAAGAACACATGAATCCAGAGCAATGGAAACTAGTGGAATATTTCCTAAAAGACCTGCACAGGCAGTCATCTGAGCTCAAAGAATGTGTAAGTCTTGTCTGAAAGTGTTTGTGCTTAGGAGAAAATAATATCAGAATTCCATATGAATTCTGTATAAtcctgtaatttaaataaaaggaTTGTCATAATAGTAAAAGAGCATGAATTTAGATTGAATGATTCCTCTCAATCTTTTAACCTCAAAACTGTTATATGacattaatcataaaaatattgatgTTCAGATGAAAGGGCTAAATTTATGTTATTTTCCCgcattgtttatattttgtttgctttttatcaGGTGGCCCAATACCAAAAGCCGTCACATATGGAGTCATATGAGAAAAAGATAACAAGGCACTTCAGGACTTTAAAGAAGagtttaaagaaaaaagtaagtTTGATTGTATAATTTGATATCACAGCTTATTCCattgtttttatgtgattttatatttttcaattagtTGACTGATTTCTGTCATCAGCTATATTGTTCTTAGTGTCTTTATGAAGCATATTGTAGTTGTGATTCTGCAATGTTAATGTTACTTAGTAATGAGTAAAGGAAATTATTTTCttccatataaaatataaagtcagTGATACACAGCTAAAGATGTTCCTCTTGTGTTTAAGAAATATAGTTCTCACGCATGGGAGCAGATCCGGAGAGCAGTGAAAACCCACCTTCAGAGGATGGAGATCATCGCAAACAATGCAAACAAGTCCCTGGCAAGAGTTTAACAGACAACCAATGACAGAAGAAGACCTGATGACAGAAAAAATGTATGACTTGTGACACATTccataggataaaaaaaaaatgctgcaaacAACGCCTTACaaacaaaaactgaagaaaaagaaatttttttttacaaatgtatttgtgtATTCAGTCTGTATGTAATTGAAATGAATGAAACCTAGAATTTAAATTAGAGTTATTTTGACTAATGGCCAGTGCTTTTATAAAGTGTTTACCTTATGTGTTTCCTATGAAAACTTGAAGTTATCAGATCAAAAAAGCTAATtatgtttcttacaaatacaTGTGAAAACTTTTCTGGTTTAGGTGAGAGTAAGCCTCTTTGCCTAAACTATACTTGctaactaaatgtaaaaatatgctatgtaTTTCAGATCAAATGTATTAACTGTCAGTCAGCCGGCATGTTGGCTATATTTCCTGATTGTTTTGActatacttaaatatatttatatatctttgtgcacattttttatatcccagaatatttattgttttcatatttaatgttatttatagttatttattggCTCTAATTGTCATGAAACATTTTGtactttcaaataaaacaattattgaaTCTGCTAAAGGTGTtaacattgttttctaaatgcattgaACTTCCACACACCAGTACAGTTTACAGTTCCTTGTAATTGTCTTACTTTGCCTTACTTTATGGGTCTTCAGAGATTGTTATTTGTAAAAaagtgttgaaatattttttatttgtttttctcctGTAATGCAAATGCTTCACTATAATGGACATCAAAAAGAAGCTCTTTTCGAAGGGGCGCACCAAAGTCATAAAGCTTTCCTCTGTGAGACAAATTACAGgcgcttctcaataaattagaatgtttaggaaaagttaatttatttcagtaattcaactaaaatttttaaactcatgtattaaataaattcaatgcacacagactgaagtagtctaagtctttggttcttttaattgtaatgattttggctcacatttaacaaagttaaatctgttcacagagtgctgtatccaagcatgttaacagaaagttgagtggaacgaaaaagtgtggaagaaaaagatgcacaaccaactgagagaactgcagccttatgaggattgtcaagcaaactggattcaagaactttagagaacttcacaaggaatgcactgaggctggggtcaaggcatcaagagccaccacacactaagtgtcaaggaatttgctgaaccacagaaaaTGTCAGAGTTGCCATtgttccaaagtcctcttttcaaatgagagcaagttttgtatttcatttggaaaccaaggtctggaggaagagtggagaagctcatagcccaagttgcatgaagtccagtgttaagtttgcaatgtcatctgccagtgttggtccattgtgttttttgaaaaccaaagtcggTTCGGTCTGAGTGTCGTTTCCGGATAAAGGGGGTTTGAAACTCATGCCACCTTGTGGGTGTTGTCCGGAGGAGATGAATCAGTTGTAGTAGAGTCAGAGAGTCAGAGTTAGAGTTAGATAGTTGTGTCGTCGTCGTTATTGTGTCATATATGTGTTAGGGctgtatattattaaattatgtcagcactgtaaaaaaaaaaaaaagttccgtcaacttaaaaaaaaataaggcaacttattgcaagcgcttttttgagtaaactaaacaaaaactaaagtccacccaacttaaaataacttaatatcacaagttgtcaAAACATAAATTGTCATGttacagggggggggggggggtgaaatgctatttcatgaattctgagttttttacactgttaaagagttgggttcccctgctaaacatggacaaagtttcaaaaattaagttgtacgtttgaaggagtatttttgttccaagtttcggaaagtttttttcgagtatggctctgtgtgacgttagatggagcggaatttccttatatgggtcctaggggtacttctgccggaagagcgcgcgctcccatatagcagagcacagacattcccTTATCAGAGTGAgggaccgaattgtcacaaaataagtgtgtttttggttgccagggcaagacaaccctgcacagattaccaaaaaaaaaaaaacagcattaagggaccagtggatggagtttatttttacagagcatcaacggagttgtgcaagtgtttgtgtttgttccctgcatttcgaagatgcttgttttacaaacaaggcccagtttgacgacggatttgcatatcgtttatttcttaaggataatgcagtgcCAACGAAAAAggttcacgatcgtgtgttggaatcgcatgcggtgagtaaaactgcttcaaatatctctgtgttgtaaacttcgctatcggcgcgtaagcacatcaagtaaacaacatgcgatgttgtcatcaaactgcactttccacatgtaggGGAGAACCGGGGCGAAAGTAACACTGGACAAAGGTAACAAAtcgattttctccgagcctctttctgcatttgcattcccagctatgacagcatgttcagcatgcaatccttgacggagctgagaaatatcatgtgatttccttatcgtttcccgaagttaggtccgtaaaactgttttcgagtacaaaaagtaaattattgaagcggtaatttttttttattagtcgtgttgtttttcttgtttcatgtgtcaaagtaatgatcaatctacaggttatttagtgctttaacacatcctaaagtttgcattttcattttttttatatataaaattaaatcgagtttaaatgtcaggagttcctgtcgggacgaaagtaactgttgttacttttgtcccgctacagtcacaaaaagtatttattttgttccagtgcaagctatattgtgaatttctgtgtcttgcatcatttcttacaaatgtttatgtcatattataccaaaagaatatgtctgagtgaggttcagaaagacagacagaggtctggttttatccagatgtttttgagagggcgtttctggacatagaggaacatctctctctgggcagctgctacgtcacatttataatccacctgtgaatttgcagtgtttccagatgttttaatgcacatttttaattcatgcataaaaacaactggatggacacataaataggcctactgttacattatgtttagaggtttttttattatgctaatgtaataaaaattttatattgtgcattctgtagaattattttattataatataaaaatacattgaaatttacaataaaaaaaatacagtcaggttttaagacatctgaagaaacaaacttaaatttaaaatgaaaatatgaaaatgtaatttaataatttttttgcaaagataaaggacaaaatatgtttgcagttatttattaacaaggtcacaatcaggtatacttaagaaaaataagactaacagaaaaaaatctagcttatatttgttgtgttatttttgacccacctgtgtgtttctttcgtcccaaccgatggggtcgaaagtaacaatgtgcaacttatgttctaagtgaaattatactgaagtctttctacatttcaacaaaataccacctggtattgttagaccacacttctgagttactggccacagcagaaatatatctctgtatataacattatcttttaaaatgaattttttctgaaaaatggtactttcgcccctgctctcccctacaccttaaaaaaaaaaaaaaaaaaaaaaaaaaaaaaaaaaaaagacgacataaagtggaacttagtaattttccaaaaccgctaagcaaatatatacagtttcaatacatactacttagagatgtcctgctgtagtcgttgatgctgctgctcttgttaaatttcagcctctggatctgattctggatcataaatatacggctgaatctgactgttagccatggtttgttttggatgattgtttttttttttctcaaggtaatgtcacaacttccaaacgctctcaacgcaaaagcctactcacgctcgtgattctttagcccgactttttggagttatgaaggatgcagtactactctataggtactcaagattaacaagatattgagtgaaaacaagcatttcaccccccccccccccctttaatctaaaaaaatatcagaacaaaatattttttgtttactgaacacaagGCCTATTGACTATAAGcatacacaattttaaagtgaaattcagccaagtattgtgacttatactcagaattcatgctctacatttaacccatccaaagtgcgcacgcacacacgcgcacacgcgcacacacacacacggagcagtgttcatcatttatgtggcagcacccagggagcagttgggggtttggtgccttgctcaagggcacctcagttgtggtattgccagcctgagtttcgaacccacaaccctagggttaggagtcaaactagGCCACGAATTTATATCAttcaaataatctaaataaataaaagaccatgcggtcaaataacttttttattattgaaagtttgtgtccaaagcacaaggACATACCAAGTCTTGTATATTAAATTCTTTATTCCAATGCATTTTAGactgaactcaacacatggtacataaggcttgttaaataaatccagtgttaaTTATACCTTAATACGTTAGCAGTCTACATCGGACGTCTATATCGGACgtacagaagaaataaaaaactttttttaaaaagacgtcataaaaacattttgtcttCTCAGTGCATGTCTTTTCaacgtctgcaaagacataaaaagatgtccactggacgtaactttgcccagtggattAGGCTGGTGTTAAAATAAGCAATAtagtaatttttaattatttagtaattattcctttaaaaacaaacaaaaatgttaaatacatgtgacttcatgccacaagactgctaacgtattaaggtataattaacactggatttatttaacatgcattatgtaccatgtgttgagttcagtgtaaaatgcattgagtaaagaagttaatatacaagacttggtatgtccttgtgctttggacaaaaactttcaataataaaaaaagttatttgacccgtgttatggtcttttatttatttagactatttgaataatataaattTGTGCGTAGGGGTTAGAGagcttgactcctaaccctagggttgtgggccCGAaactcaggccggcaataccatgacttaggtgaccttgagcaaggcactgaacccctaacTGTTTCCCAGGCACCGCTGCATGAATGATGAAGACTGCTCCGGGTGtacgttcacggtgtgtgtgtgtgtgtgcattttggatgggtttaatgtagagcagtgttaatttcgttgacaaagactatgacgaaaaatattcgtcaactaacctttttcacggacgaaaactaaataaaaactaaataaaaagtcagatatgatgacgaaaaacgtgacgaaatataactgacactttagtcaacgaataaaaatgagacgaaaatatatgggagggacgaatggagaagagatccaatcagagcgaatctttgagggtaggttgatctatgcagaagcagccgagccattttaaaaagccgcggcaaatgcatttgcaagcgcaacagctaaacaaacgcagcagcagttacacagaaaagagaacaaagatgagtttgctgaaattcgcacagtttcgaggacgttttcataacagttaagttgtttacacagggaactacactgcgaccttttgaaatgcatttgcgacccaaatttttatggggtcgtaaatgtatcactgattatttttgtacctacttatgtgtaatgctatgttttaatatgagcatttattaaaacagaaatgtgtaagaATACGTCTTATAACGTGCTccaagcattcaacacatcaagttggcttcagccccgcgatgcgggaaagcagctggttactcgcgcaacactgaaccgagttttccttcaggacgtttgcgtcctcctgcacctgaacgaacaaatacaaatcgcattttaaataaacataagaaaaagagcgaaaagtgaaagagctcaattcagcagcgcggtgttcagggagcaagcagagacgcgtctcaaagtcttcttgcttttgtaccgacaacaaatacatactaaatatgtcgaaatacccgtcttggaaagtgtgttcgaaaaggtCTGTAGttgtgtcttcagtgaaagtaaagagttggaaagaaatcgtatgtgtatctttataatggatgcatttgtctcttaaagtgaccgcgcctaatttactagctctgctgtcagtgtctttaatgtatgaaaatgaaagtaaatcactcactgctcttgattaaattactttgtagttttaacaagaatttatccaaagtcaatccaaaaatcagatagaatagattatattgttttactagtgactaaaaaaaaaaaaaaaaaaaaaaaaaattttgattagggacctgagcatgttttgcttaagtgtttctttctttaattgctaatgcaaccttttcacaccacagactgaaccaaattaagcattgcatcagacattatcaagattaatttgttgttctgacacagtttaaccctgagttattgtcatattttattaccaatttctaaactacagcagataaactgtgatattgtaagaaacgttgaaggtgtctgaatacattttggtttgattgtgtattttattttacagtgaagactatgcagtgctattttaaatgaacaaaaacaaacttaaaaaatgtaaactttgtgtaaatatcacaaataaagaaatagaatgaacataataatatataatataggtggttgtctatttcaataatactgtacttcatcttgaaagaatgtcatatgcattgcatatcattcaggacgaatgcatatctttttcagagagcatgtatatttttcattgagagcaggccttatgtttattttataaataccattccataacagactgatggaaacatttagtcaagtcaactaagttgactttgttctactaaaaaaaaaaaagctagactaagactaaaagacttaagactagactaagactaaaactcttatgatatttagtcgactaaaactagactaagactaaaacatttcagatgactaaaatgtgactaaaactaaatggtgtgttattcaaaagactaagactaagactaaatccgaatttgctgtcaaaattaacactgatgtagagcatgaattctgagtatgggtacatactgtacttggctgaatgtcacgtcacttttcactttaaaattgtgcatgcttatagataataggccctgtgttcagtaaacaaaaaatattttgttctgatattttttagattaacatgacatgacatttatgttgtgacaacttgtgatattaagttattattttaagttgggttGACTTTAGTCcccgtttgttaagtttactcaaaaaaagCTTGCAAataagttgccttatttttttaagttgttgcaacattttttttttacagtgaggtTATATTAGTTatagtatattgttattattaattaaagtagttatattatagtattgttatattaattagATACGATTTTTGGGGTTGCTTTGGTTTTTTGGATTTGGACTGGACTGCTTTTTGATTTGGAATGCccttttggatttgtttgctttttgtgacCTCTTCCTTTTTCCTTGTAATGGAGCCAGCAAGAAAGAGGAAATCCTCCCATCTGggagtttttttaaatggtgggTCACAATAAggtatgtatattattattgttttactgtcttaatctaataataatactcaCTATAAGTGTTTCTAGGTGAAATGCTTGCTGTGCctcaataaaaataatgtgtgatcCTTCCTTCACCCACCCCAAACTACAGTGTTGCAGTTTGTTCCTCTAA comes from Carassius auratus strain Wakin chromosome 3, ASM336829v1, whole genome shotgun sequence and encodes:
- the LOC113048206 gene encoding interferon a3-like isoform X1 produces the protein MKQTQMWTYICVIFVTLLSQCSACRWLGRYRMVNADSLTLIEKMGGHPGTVKVRFPGHLYNLIGDAKVEDQVRFLVLNLDQIINLMDSKEHMNPEQWKLVEYFLKDLHRQSSELKECVAQYQKPSHMESYEKKITRHFRTLKKSLKKKKYSSHAWEQIRRAVKTHLQRMEIIANNANKSLARV
- the LOC113048206 gene encoding interferon a3-like isoform X2, coding for MVNADSLTLIEKMGGHPGTVKVRFPGHLYNLIGDAKVEDQVRFLVLNLDQIINLMDSKEHMNPEQWKLVEYFLKDLHRQSSELKECVAQYQKPSHMESYEKKITRHFRTLKKSLKKKKYSSHAWEQIRRAVKTHLQRMEIIANNANKSLARV